The following coding sequences are from one Peromyscus eremicus chromosome X, PerEre_H2_v1, whole genome shotgun sequence window:
- the LOC131900203 gene encoding cancer/testis antigen 55-like — MPCKGDLLLVEYSVKPGTSNMNIHTVSPLSFQNMDEVCITSTDGKTGVVESCVFFTVDSIQKPSDYTPELYDIVNVVAVDSIQPNCSWRAVSMIPVEMCIDQAL; from the exons ATGCCTTGCAAAGGAGACTTGTTGCTGGTTGAGTATTCCGTGAAGCCGGGCACTTCAAACATGAACATCCACACCGTGAGCCCCTTAAGCTTCCAGAATATGGATGAG GTATGTATTACCAGTACTGATGGAAAAACTGGTGTGGTGGAATCCTGTGTCTTTTTTACTGTGGATTCCATCCAGAAGCCTTCTGATTATACTCCGGAGTTGTATGACATCGTGAATGTGGTCGCTGTGGACAGCATTCAACCAAACTGTTCTTGGAGAGCAGTGTCAATGATCCCAGTGGAAATGTGCATTGACCAAGCCTTGTAA
- the LOC131899341 gene encoding cancer/testis antigen 55-like, protein MQRLWRRISAIFQWKTGSEETPQEKPEDNSNLKSVRGIVTYLCTDYGWINESIFFNTDMLCGNVPLNIGTSVIALVEENETTHIQKAIKVKTVTNPVDGTEQSDLDRELCIKCVSSVTQDSIYIDKETSFPVHLFSGGKIYSFKSKEQECGKCP, encoded by the exons ATGCAGAGACTTTGGCGCCGAATTTCAGCTATCTTTCAGTGGAAGACAGGGTCTGAAGAAACACCACAGGAAAAACCTGAAG ATAACTCCAATTTGAAGTCTGTCAGAGGAATTGTGACCTATCTCTGTACCGACTATGGCTGGATTAATGAATCTATCTTTTTCAATACTGACATGTTGTGTGGCAATGTCCCACTGAACATTGGGACAAGTGTCATTGCTCTCGTGGAAGAAAACGAAACAACTCATATCCAAAAAGCAATCAAG GTGAAAACTGTGACTAACCCTGTGGATGGTACTGAGCAATCAGACCTTGACAGAGAACTTTGTATTAAGTGTGTCAGCTCGGTCACACAGGACAGCATCTATATCGACAAGGAAACATCTTTTCCTGTCCATCTCTTTTCTGGAGGTAagatttatagttttaaaagcaaAGAGCAAGAGTGTGGGAAGTGTCCTTGA